From one Thamnophis elegans isolate rThaEle1 chromosome 9, rThaEle1.pri, whole genome shotgun sequence genomic stretch:
- the CCDC142 gene encoding coiled-coil domain-containing protein 142 isoform X4, whose translation MSCCLRTTGLQAAPEPARGAFSYWARGSSAARQRKTVYALLQHQHCLRLARHYCRRLKAASDFVRRLMEAEWCLVTPAGRQSTDGGRLLRGLCQELRVHTSHWGCLQCHLRRDPRLRPLLLQQPEVLQRMKRSLQLLALQALCLLERCLDALLRHAAPGPSPLLSEAFRGLESYNQGLSEWGLQRAKPGPGAPGQEGLQAFSVERVLAVLAAERGCLAGERLSLLLPWQQAGTSDRRPTAAVASGVDKGHPAHLQALCREEEEAVTGLLPELLASTGGLRHRLLHRPKWDQPQGHPEAAQGLAHSALPRGKSPDWLDASFTEAATMLCAEYRPLFWKAASASWVRQLELQAHRAQFQRGAGAALGQRVTDALAEACLPAEAAEALKEGALCLLKRDALWQWDPGFCHALGASLVDRCLPKPTTVACSQTGQVLQSLFLLLAFSMRCLESQPFPGGPGQRQVPASLHLHLLSLAVATCRASSYWTMSKAYQYLASWSLGQFLLVAQGDLQLLKTEARKMLVLVSRAALEDGGKQGPVASHRERELSLQLHLAATSIQLFANDVLELFCADCRRVSAEVFRQAMPLGKYWRLALQAEPPSAASEYAQAAAQAILAPALQGVRWLPQDSQALVLSRVTTAALEAWMEHILAQKIKFSLQGALQLKRDFDLVRETLQSEKYELPAEVKKLVLSLRVFQQTDNAIACLLQQPHRGALSSLSWEALQKCCAGDGMRSWHGSPGSLSNLEQLEVRAGPESWAADVLSPIAPGGGTSSETYLSLAQQEWLALRLRGARPWKMPALSCMNSPSEA comes from the exons TGCCTTGTGACACCGGCCGGCAGGCAGAGCACTGACGGGGGACGACTGCTGCGGGGACTCTGCCAGGAGCTGCGGGTACACACCTCTCACTGGGGCTGCCTGCAGTGCCACCTGCGCAGGGACCCCCGGCTGAGGCCCCTGCTGCTTCAGCAGCCTGAGGTGCTGCAGCGCATGAAGCGGTCCCTCCAGCTGCTGGCCCTGCAGGCCCTCTGCCTGCTGGAGAGATGCTTGGATGCCCTGCTGCGGCACGCAGCCCCTGGGCCCTCCCCTCTGCTCTCGGAGGCCTTCCGGGGCCTGGAGAGCTACAACCAGGGGCTGAGCGAGTGGGGCCTGCAAAGAGCCAAGCCGGGGCCTGGGGCTCCAGGGCAAGAGGGGCTGCAGGCCTTCTCTGTGGAGAGGGTGCTGGCTGTCTTGGCCGCTGAAAGAGGATGCCTGGCCGGCGAGAGACTGTCTCTGCTGCTCCCTTGGCAGCAGGCAGGGACCAGCGATCGGAGGCCCACAGCTGCTGTCGCTTCTGGGGTGGACAAGGGCCACCCTGCACACCTTCAGGCCttgtgcagagaggaggaggaggcggtcacagggctgctgccagaatTGCTTGCGTCCACTGGCGGCCTGagacaccgcctcctgcaccGGCCCAAGTGGGACCAGCCCCAGGGTCACCCGGAGGCAGCTCAGGGCCTGGCCCATTCCGCACTGCCCAGGGGGAAGTCTCCTGATTGGCTGGATGCCTCTTTCACTGAAGCGGCCACGATGCTCTGTGCTGAATACCGGCCCCTCTTCTGGAAAGCGGCGTCGGCCTCCTGGGTGCGCCAGCTGGAGCTCCAAGCACACCGGGCTCAGTTCCAGAGGGGAGCCGGGGCTGCCTTGGGCCAACGGGTGACCGACGCTCTGGCGGAGG CTTGCCTGCCTGCGGAGGCTGCAGAGGCACTGAAGGAGGGGGCACTTTGCCTGCTCAAGCGTGATGCCCTGTGGCAATGGGACCCAG GATTCTGCCACGCTCTGGGCGCCAGCCTTGTGGACAGGTGCTTGCCCAAGCCCACGACTGTGGCCTGCAGCCAGACAGGGCAGGTTTTGCAGAGCCTCTTCCTGCTCCTGGCCTTCAGCATGAGATGCCTGGAGAGCCAGCCTTTCCCTGGTGGCCCAG GGCAGCGCCAGGTCCCTGCCAGCCTCCACCTGCACCTGCTTTCCCTTGCGGTGGCTACCTGCCGTGCCTCTTCCTACTGGACCATGAGCAAAGCCTACCAGTACTTGGCCTCCTGGTCCCTTGGCCAGTTCCTCCTCGTGGCCCAAGGGGATCTGCAG TTGCTGAAAACGGAAGCCAGGAAGATGTTGGTGCTGGTGAGCAGGGCCGCCTTGGAGGACGGGGGGAAGCAGGGCCCCGTGGCCTCTCATCGGGAGCGGGAGCTGAGCCTGCAACTCCACTTGGCAGCCACCAGCATCCAA CTTTTTGCAAATGACGTGCTGGAGTTGTTCTGTGCGGACTGCAGACGCGTGTCAGCAGAGGTCTTCAGACAGGCCATGCCGCTTGGCAAATACTGGCGCCTCGCCCTCCAGGCAG AGCCGCCCTCCGCTGCCAGCGAGTATGCCCAGGCTGCAGCTCAAGCTATCCTAGCTCCAGCCTTGCAAGGCGTCCGGTGGCTGCCCCAGGATTCCCAGGCTCTGGTCCTCAGCCGGGTCACAACGGCCGCCTTGGAAGCCTGGATGGAGCACATTCTGGCCCAGAAGATCAAGTTCAG CCTTCAGGGAGCTCTGCAGCTGAAGCGGGACTTTGATCTGGTGCGCGAAACCCTGCAGTCGGAGAAGTACGAGCTGCCCGCAGAGGTGAAGAAGCTGGTTCTCTCCCTTCGGGTCTTCCAACAGACGGACAACGCCATCGCCTGCCTCCTCCAGCAGCCCCACAGGGGCGCCTTGTCCTCACTCAGCTGGGAGGCCCTGCAGAAGTGCT GCGCAGGTGATGGGATGCGGTCCTGGCACGGCAGCCCAGGCAGCCTCAGCAACCTGGAACAGCTGGAAGTGAGAGCCGGGCCAGAGAGCTGGGCAGCTGACGTGCTGAGCCCCATTGCCCCAGGGGGTGGCACAAGCTCCGAGACCTACCTGAGCCTGGCCCAGCAGGAGTGGCTGGCACTGCGGCTGCGTGGGGCTCGCCCCTGGAAGATGCCCGCCCTCTCCTGCATGAACTCCCCTTCGGAGgcctga
- the LOC116513256 gene encoding LOW QUALITY PROTEIN: programmed cell death protein 4-like (The sequence of the model RefSeq protein was modified relative to this genomic sequence to represent the inferred CDS: inserted 2 bases in 2 codons; deleted 1 base in 1 codon) yields MSASAIPASSGELLRGDGGTFPPVPERAGGEAEDALAEEPEGLDGEPPPPWSPQEKALHEARLKAKGKRRLRRTSSRDAPREAPPEKGEAEAEPSSPKGKNHDRKSRMGKGRGLPKKGGAGGKGVWGAPGLVYSYQEPDARDPNYDEAAQGKTVYATVVPELEEEDLEKTVQPMVMEYFEHGDTLEVVELLRNLNLGGHKAAVSSLAVVLSLEGKASHRELTSRLLSDLVGKVLSAEDIAAAFDGMLHDLPDLILDTPEAPQMLGQFIARAVADHALPPNFLERYKGRVDCEHARAALDRAAVLLRIKRDVNRLDNVWGVGGGQRPVKHLTKEMNLLLREYLLSGEVSEAERCLRQLEVTHFHHELVYEAVVMVMESFGDTAVAMMVKLLKVLWQTGLVTXDQMNRGFQRVYSELGDISLDVPLAHSIXEQMVDLCFEEGVITRQLRDTCPARGRKRFVSEGDGGQNQAITGSFQPPLPPSNAFNPARPASQQEPRTFAEPPLFPPPSEQPVQKAGGGLCPGS; encoded by the exons ATGTCGGCCTCGGCCATCCCGGCCAGCTCGGGGGAGCTGCTGCGGGGCGACGGCGGCACCTTCCCGCCG GTCCCGGAGCGAGCGGGCGGCGAGGCGGAGGATGCTCTGGCGGAGGAGCCGGAGGGGCTGGACGGGGAGCCGCCGCCGCCGTGGAGCCCGCAGGAGAAGGCGCTGCACGAAGCCCGGCTGAAGGCCAAGGGGAAGCGGCGGCTGCGGCGGACCTCCTCCCGCGACGCCCCCCGGGAAGCCCCTCCAGAAAAGGGCGAGGCGGAGGCGGAGCCCAGCAGCCCGAAGGGCAAGAACCACGACCGCAAGTCCCGCATGGGGAAGGGCCGCGGCCTGCCCAAGAAAG GTGGGGCAGGGGGCAAAGGCGTCTGGGGAGCGCCGGGGCTTGTCTACAGCTACCAAGAGCCGGATGCCCGCGACCCCAACTATGACGAGGCTGCGCAG GGAAAGACTGTCTATGCCACGGTGGTGCCTGAGCTGGAAGAAGAGGACTTGGAGAAGACTGTGCAGCCGATGGTGATGGAATATTTTGAGCACGGAGACACTCTGGAAGTGGTG gAGCTGCTTCGGAATCTGAACCTGGGGGGTCACAAGGCGGCCGTGTCCTCGCTGGCCGTGGTGCTCTCTCTGGAGGGGAAAGCCAGCCATCGCGAGCTGACCTCCCGCCTGCTCTCCGACTTGGTGGGAAAGGTGCTGAGTGCTGAGGACATCGCGGCTGCTTTTGATGGGATGCTGCACGACCTCCCCGACCTCATTCTCGACACCCCTGAGGCGCCGCAG ATGCTGGGCCAGTTCATTGCCCGGGCTGTGGCCGACCACGCGCTCCCCCCT AACTTCCTCGAGCGCTACAAGGGCCGTGTGGACTGTGAGCACGCACG ggctgccctggatcGGGCTGCCGTCCTCCTGCGCATCAAGCGAGACGTCAATCGGCTGGACAATGTGTGGGGCGTGGGGGGTGGCCAGAGGCCAGTCAAGCATCTGACCAAGGAG ATGAACCTCCTGCTTCGGGAATACTTGCTCTCTGGAGAGGTCTCTGAGGCCGAACGCTGCCTGCGCCAACTTGAGGTGACCCACTTTCACCACGAACTTGTCTATGAG GCTGTGGTGATGGTGATGGAGTCCTTCGGAGATACGGCCGTGGCCATGATGGTGAAGCTGCTGAAAGTGCTGTGGCAGACGGGTCTGGTGA TGGACCAGATGAACCGG GGCTTCCAGCGGGTCTACAGTGAGCTTGGAGACATCAGTCTGGACGTGCCACTGGCCCACAGCA CCGAGCAGATGGTGGATCTCTGCTTTGAGGAGGGTGTCATCACCAGGCAGCTGAGAGACACCTGCCCTGCCCG gGGCCGGAAGCGCTTTGTCAGTGAGGGAGACGGCGGCCAAAATCAAGCAATAACTGGAAGCtttcagccccccctcccccccagcaatGCCTTCAACCCAGCCAGACCTGCCAGTCAACAGGAGCCCAGAACCTTTGCTGAGCCCCCactgttcccccctccctctgagcAGCCTGTCCAGAAGGCGGGAGGAGGTCTCTGTCCGGGCAGttga
- the MOGS gene encoding mannosyl-oligosaccharide glucosidase, whose protein sequence is GGGAGPALLLLPALLLLLLLLGCGLYGRWGPAARLVAPHAAPRALPPGSTGPAAAPARFWGSYRPQVYFGMKTRSPRSPVAGLMWLQQLEGREVLLRHTCEQSDGPPRYGWLLHDGAHFGVQEIQDVGFSLQTEVVKRPGGQHGGDWSWRVTVRPERTGPKPSFISLLFYVATDGQGTLQPLMEEKSRLASIRGQTEELGNFTVTFKPPTTEAGTPLYARYNHLQAKAEGLHRLTDVVKSSLSPRFSYAPPGLPKRHYFGVDVYQGQAGDRELRSQLLVHQVTVAVPCRVEVAFESGSVADRPDRLLAETLTRELDKHVAAFEQRFEETFGLSRKGFSGQEQHFARALLSNMLGGMGYFYGHSLVQSPYTEGPQLYPAGSLFTAVPSRSFFPRGFLWDEGFHQLLLARWDPALSQEVLAHWFDLMNVEGWIPREQILGDEALAKVPPEFVVQHSQGGNPPTFFLVLQQLLRQGAMEQDYLRRIYPRLQSWYGWYNHTQAGPLPYTFRWRGRDQDTQLFLNPKTLTSGLDDYPRASHPSEDERHLDLRCWMAIASAVMAEVATRVGEAEDDYAHMANWLADNEMLEQHHWSEALSTFADYGNHTQAVTLERERLRPPPPGQPSPFPRLVRVVRKSPRLQFVGGALGYVSLFPLLLQLLRPDSQRLGSLLADMKNEQKLWTPFGLRSLSRSSPFYLKRNTEHDPPYWRGAVWINMNYLAVRALHHYSQVEGPYREEATRLYHELRTNVIGNVLQQYLDSGYVWEQYNDSTGRGQGCYPFTGWSALVVLMMAEEY, encoded by the exons GGCGGGGGCGCGGGGCCGGCGCTGCTGCTCCTGccggcgctgctgctgctgctgctgctgctgggctgcGGTCTCTACGGCCGGTGGGGGCCTGCCGCGCGCCTGGTGGCCCCGCACGCCGCGCCCCGGGCACTCCCGCCCGGCAGCACCGGGCCCGCCGCCGCGCCCGCCCGCTTCTGGGGCTCCTACCGGCCCCAGGTCTACTTCGGCATGAAGACGCGCAGCCCGCGCTCGCCGGTGGCCG GGCTGATGTGGCTgcagcagctggaggggaggGAGGTGCTGCTGCGGCACACCTGCGAGCAAAGCGACGGCCCCCCTCGCTACGGCTGGCTGCTCCACGACGGCGCCCATTTCGGGGTGCAGGAGATCCAGGACGTGGGCTTCAGCCTGCAGACGGAGGTGGTGAAGCGCCCGGGGGGGCAGCACGGCGGCGACTGGAGCTGGAGAGTGACGGTTCGCCCAGAG AGGACGGGGCCCAAACCCTCCTTCATTTCCCTCCTTTTCTACGTGGCCACCGATGGGCAAGGAACACTGCAGCCTCTGATGGAGGAGAAGAGTCGGCTGGCGTCGATAAGAGGACAGACAGAAGAACTGGGGAACTTCACGGTGACATTCAAGCCGCCCACCACGGAGGCCGGCACCCCGCTTTATGCCAG GTACAACCACCTGCAGGCGAAGGCAGAAGGGCTGCATCGCCTGACTGACGTGGTGAAATCGAGCCTGAGTCCGCGGTTTTCCTACGCCCCACCTGGGCTTCCCAAGCGACACTACTTCGGCGTGGACGTGTACCAGGGACAAGCAGGGGACAGAGAGTTACGCAGCCAGCTCCTAGTTCACCAGGTGACAGTGGCCGTGCCCTGCCGCGTGGAAGTGGCTTTTGAGTCGGGCAGTGTGGCTGACCGCCCAGACCGGCTCCTGGCAGAGACGCTGACGCGAGAGCTGGACAAACACGTGGCCGCCTTTGAGCAGCGCTTTGAGGAGACCTTTGGCCTCTCCCGCAAGGGCTTCTCCGGGCAGGAGCAGCACTTTGCCCGGGCTCTTCTCAGCAACATGCTAGGTGGGATGGGCTACTTCTATGGGCACTCGCTGGTGCAGTCCCCCTACACAGAGGGCCCCCAGCTATACCCTGCGGGATCTCTCTTCACAGCGGTGCCCTCCCGCTCCTTCTTTCCCCGGGGCTTCCTGTGGGATGAAGGCTTCCACCAGCTCCTCCTCGCGCGCTGGGACCCAGCTCTGAGCCAGGAGGTGCTAGCTCACTGGTTTGACCTCATGAATGTCGAGGGCTGGATCCCGCGCGAGCAGATCCTGGGAGACGAAGCCCTGGCCAAGGTGCCCCCGGAGTTTGTGGTGCAGCACAGCCAGGGGGGCAACCCCCCCACTTTCTTCTTAGTGCTGCAGCAGCTACTCAGGCAAGGGGCGATGGAGCAGGACTACCTCCGCCGCATTTATCCTCGCCTGCAAAGCTGGTACGGCTGGTACAACCACACGCAAGCAGGACCCTTGCCCTACACCTTCCGATGGCGTGGCCGGGACCAGGACACTCAGCTTTTCCTAAACCCTAAAACCCTGACCTCTGGGCTGGATGATTATCCCAGGGCCTCCCACCCCTCGGAAGATGAGCGCCACCTGGATTTGCGCTGTTGGATGGCCATAGCCTCCGCTGTGATGGCCGAGGTGGCCACACGGGTGGGAGAAGCGGAGGACGACTACGCGCACATGGCCAATTGGCTCGCAGACAATGAAATGCTGGAGCAGCATCACTGGTCGGAGGCACTGAGCACTTTTGCAGACTATGGCAACCACACACAGGCTGTGACCCTGGAGCGCGAGCGCCTTCGGCCCCCTCCTCCTGGCCAACCCTCACCCTTTCCGAGGCTGGTCCGCGTGGTCCGCAAGTCACCGCGGTTGCAGTTTGTGGGAGGGGCCCTCGGCTACGTGAGCCTCTTCCCCCTGCTGCTGCAGCTCCTGCGCCCCGATTCCCAGCGGCTGGGCAGCCTCCTGGCAGACATGAAGAACGAGCAGAAGCTGTGGACGCCCTTCGGCTTGCGTTCCCTGTCACGTAGCAGCCCCTTCTACCTCAAGCGCAACACAGAGCATGACCCCCCTTACTGGAGGGGAGCCGTCTGGATCAACATGAACTACCTCGCAGTGCGAGCTTTGCATCACTACAGCCAAGTCGAGGGGCCCTACCGGGAGGAGGCAACCAGGCTGTACCATGAGCTGCGCACCAATGTCATTGGCAACGTCCTCCAGCAGTACCTGGACTCTGGCTACGTCTGGGAGCAGTATAACGACAGCACAGGCCGGGGGCAAGGGTGTTACCCCTTCACAGGCTGGTCAGCTCTGGTTGTGCTGATGATGGCAGAAGAATACTGA